A stretch of Myxocyprinus asiaticus isolate MX2 ecotype Aquarium Trade chromosome 42, UBuf_Myxa_2, whole genome shotgun sequence DNA encodes these proteins:
- the LOC127432726 gene encoding FERM domain-containing protein 8 isoform X1, with protein sequence MEGDDGDFPTEPSEHSNSQRGSVASSLTRAQDLLVYLASDSAVHLTLENLGCVNAQELGRNVREALNIPNSAVDVFAFWFCSPLLELQLKPKHQPYKLCRQWQDLLYRFTEAPAEDISQDEPSLVFKRNVFYPRSKELQIEDEGVLRLLYDEAKMNILEGRYPCDPEHWLTLGALSCAIELGNGLDDQAVTAAIREKKLCSFLPAHVALGGGGFLSTLRGRGGRHAEMEQNLLKEYRSVCSSSASSSSQEPTPLLHQYLRTCHTLPYYGCAFFMGEIDKPAQGLLHRGGRKAVNVGISLEGVYVMDVKEKCGSNTFKLQKAHKGRTKMKESHTSLRWHEDFVHRNHNHLSGSDLLQHVLLGLKFSELSWDHSYPETEGDSHILWLEFDGEEAGVPVNKLLKIYSKQAELMSGLIEFCVELRSVSESAATGTDGEVTPSQAPSVQVEGSEKTRERRQGKLRRQNSVVCSRVHSLSTINYVDDGKEIKRLKPKRAASFFTRQAQPPTYSAVEVTESLE encoded by the exons ATGGAGGGAGATGATGGTGACTTCCCCACTGAGCCATCAGAGCACTCTAATTCCCAGCGAGGAAGTGTGGCTTCCTCACTCACCAGAG cCCAGGATTTGTTGGTGTACTTGGCGAGTGACAGCGCAGTGCACTTGACTTTGGAGAATCTTGGTTGTGTGAATGCTCAGGAGCTCGGTCGCAACGTCCGGGAGGCCCTCAACATTCCCAACTCTGCTGTAGACGTGTTTGCTTTCTGGTTCTGCTCTCCCTTGCTTG AGCTGCAGTTGAAGCCAAAACATCAGCCCTACAAGTTGTGTCGTCAGTGGCAGGACCTGCTATACCGCTTCACTGAGGCCCCTGCAGAAGACATTTCTCAAG ATGAGCCAAGTCTTGTGttcaaaagaaatgttttttatcCCAGATCAAAAGAACTTCAG ATTGAAGATGAAGGAGTGTTAAGGCTGCTTTATGATGAGGCCAAGATGAATATCTTGGAGGGTCGTTACCCTTGTGACCCTGAACACTGGTTGACATTGGGAGCGTTGTCATGTGCTATTGAGCTGGGGAATGGGCTAGATGACCAGGCTGTCACAGCTGCAATCAG AGAGAAGAAGCTATGCTCCTTTCTGCCAGCCCATGTTGCTTTAGGAGGAGGAGgttttctgtccacactgagaggGAGGGGAGGGCGGCACGCTGAGATGGAGCAAAATCTTTTAAAGGAGTATCGTTCTGTTTGCTCCTCTTCTGCAAGCAGCTCCAGCCAGGAGCCCACACCTCTGCTGCACCAGTACCTCAGGACTTGCCACACCCTGCCTTACTACGG ATGTGCTTTCTTCATGGGTGAGATAGACAAGCCAGCCCAGGGCCTCCTTCACAGAGGTGGTCGTAAAGCTGTGAATGTGGGCATCAGTCTGGAAGGAGTATATGTCATGGATGTAAAAGAGAAG Tgtgggtccaacactttcaagctacagaaagcacataaaggcagaacaaag atgaaagaaagtcatacaagtttgagatggcatgagg ATTTTGTCCATCGGAATCATAATCATCTCTCTGGTTCTGATCTCCTTCAGCATGTCCTACTTGGTCTGAAGTTCAGTGAACTTTCCTGGGATCACAGTTACCCTGAGACAGAGGGCGACTCGCATATACTCTGGCTGGAATTTGATGGGGAGGAGGCTGGTGTGCCCgtcaataaattattaaagatTTATTCCAAACAG GCCGAGCTGATGAGTGGTCTGATTGAGTTTTGTGTGGAGTTACGCTCTGTCTCTGAGTCAGCAGCTACAGGGACTGATGGTGAAGTCACACCTTCCCAAGCACCTTCAGTTCAGGTGGAAGGCAGCGAGAAAACCCGAGAGAGACGGCAGGGCAAACTGCGCAGACAGAACAGCGTGGTCTGTAGCCGAGTACATTCGCTCAGTACCATCAACTATGTTGATGACG GCAAAGAGATCAAGCGTCTGAAGCCAAAGAGAGCTGCTTCTTTCTTCACGCGACAGGCGCAGCCTCCCACTTACTCGGCTGTTGAGGTGACTGAAAGTTTGGAGTAA
- the LOC127432726 gene encoding FERM domain-containing protein 8 isoform X2: MEGDDGDFPTEPSEHSNSQRGSVASSLTRAQDLLVYLASDSAVHLTLENLGCVNAQELGRNVREALNIPNSAVDVFAFWFCSPLLELQLKPKHQPYKLCRQWQDLLYRFTEAPAEDISQDEPSLVFKRNVFYPRSKELQIEDEGVLRLLYDEAKMNILEGRYPCDPEHWLTLGALSCAIELGNGLDDQAVTAAIREKKLCSFLPAHVALGGGGFLSTLRGRGGRHAEMEQNLLKEYRSVCSSSASSSSQEPTPLLHQYLRTCHTLPYYGCAFFMGEIDKPAQGLLHRGGRKAVNVGISLEGVYVMDVKEKHVLLGLKFSELSWDHSYPETEGDSHILWLEFDGEEAGVPVNKLLKIYSKQAELMSGLIEFCVELRSVSESAATGTDGEVTPSQAPSVQVEGSEKTRERRQGKLRRQNSVVCSRVHSLSTINYVDDGKEIKRLKPKRAASFFTRQAQPPTYSAVEVTESLE, translated from the exons ATGGAGGGAGATGATGGTGACTTCCCCACTGAGCCATCAGAGCACTCTAATTCCCAGCGAGGAAGTGTGGCTTCCTCACTCACCAGAG cCCAGGATTTGTTGGTGTACTTGGCGAGTGACAGCGCAGTGCACTTGACTTTGGAGAATCTTGGTTGTGTGAATGCTCAGGAGCTCGGTCGCAACGTCCGGGAGGCCCTCAACATTCCCAACTCTGCTGTAGACGTGTTTGCTTTCTGGTTCTGCTCTCCCTTGCTTG AGCTGCAGTTGAAGCCAAAACATCAGCCCTACAAGTTGTGTCGTCAGTGGCAGGACCTGCTATACCGCTTCACTGAGGCCCCTGCAGAAGACATTTCTCAAG ATGAGCCAAGTCTTGTGttcaaaagaaatgttttttatcCCAGATCAAAAGAACTTCAG ATTGAAGATGAAGGAGTGTTAAGGCTGCTTTATGATGAGGCCAAGATGAATATCTTGGAGGGTCGTTACCCTTGTGACCCTGAACACTGGTTGACATTGGGAGCGTTGTCATGTGCTATTGAGCTGGGGAATGGGCTAGATGACCAGGCTGTCACAGCTGCAATCAG AGAGAAGAAGCTATGCTCCTTTCTGCCAGCCCATGTTGCTTTAGGAGGAGGAGgttttctgtccacactgagaggGAGGGGAGGGCGGCACGCTGAGATGGAGCAAAATCTTTTAAAGGAGTATCGTTCTGTTTGCTCCTCTTCTGCAAGCAGCTCCAGCCAGGAGCCCACACCTCTGCTGCACCAGTACCTCAGGACTTGCCACACCCTGCCTTACTACGG ATGTGCTTTCTTCATGGGTGAGATAGACAAGCCAGCCCAGGGCCTCCTTCACAGAGGTGGTCGTAAAGCTGTGAATGTGGGCATCAGTCTGGAAGGAGTATATGTCATGGATGTAAAAGAGAAG CATGTCCTACTTGGTCTGAAGTTCAGTGAACTTTCCTGGGATCACAGTTACCCTGAGACAGAGGGCGACTCGCATATACTCTGGCTGGAATTTGATGGGGAGGAGGCTGGTGTGCCCgtcaataaattattaaagatTTATTCCAAACAG GCCGAGCTGATGAGTGGTCTGATTGAGTTTTGTGTGGAGTTACGCTCTGTCTCTGAGTCAGCAGCTACAGGGACTGATGGTGAAGTCACACCTTCCCAAGCACCTTCAGTTCAGGTGGAAGGCAGCGAGAAAACCCGAGAGAGACGGCAGGGCAAACTGCGCAGACAGAACAGCGTGGTCTGTAGCCGAGTACATTCGCTCAGTACCATCAACTATGTTGATGACG GCAAAGAGATCAAGCGTCTGAAGCCAAAGAGAGCTGCTTCTTTCTTCACGCGACAGGCGCAGCCTCCCACTTACTCGGCTGTTGAGGTGACTGAAAGTTTGGAGTAA
- the LOC127432425 gene encoding ras-related protein Rab-1A-like, with translation MNPEYDYLFKLLLIGDSGVGKSCILLRFADDTYTESFISTIGVDFKIRTIELDGKTIKLQIWDTAGQERFRTITSSYYRGAHGIIVVYDVTDQESYNNIKQWLKEIDRYASENVNKLLVGNKCDLTTKKVVDYTTAKEFADSLGIPFLESSAKNATNVEQAFMTMAEEIKKRMRPGASGGSQKPDLKIESTPVQQSGSGCC, from the exons ATGAACCCTGAATA TGACTACTTATTCAAGCTTCTTCTAATTGGAGATTCTGGAGTTGGAAAATCCTGCATTCTTTTACGATTTGCA GACGACACCTACACAGAGAGTTTCATCAGCACTATTGGAGTGGATTTCAAGATCCGAACTATTGAGTTAGATGGAAAAACGATTAAACTGCAGATA tgGGATACTGCTGGACAGGAGAGATTCCGAACGATTACGTCCAGTTACTACAGAGGAGCTCATGGGATCATTGTTGTGTATGATGTTACAGACCAG GAGTCCTACAACAACATAAAACAGTGGCTGAAGGAAATTGACCGCTATGCAAGTGAGAACGTCAACAAACTACTTGTAGGGAATAAGTGTGACCTAACTACAAAAAAAGTTGTGGACTACACCACAGCTAAG GAGTTTGCTGACTCTCTTGGCATCCCTTTCCTTGAGTCGAGTGCCAAAAATGCCACAAACGTGGAGCAGGCCTTCATGACCATGGCAGAGGAAATAAAGAAGCGAATGAGACCAGGGGCTTCTGGGGGTTCACAGAAGCCTGATCTGAAAATCGAGAGCACCCCAGTACAACAGTCAGGCAGCGGGTGCTGTTAG